TTAAAGGTCATATGTCTGCTCACTCATAATCAGGTGGTCGCTGGTTCGAGCCCAGCAGGGTTCACTGTTCAATAGAATTTTTATAATTAAGCACCTACAGCATACTGTGGGTGCTTTTTCTTTTTAGATTAAAATCTCTTTACACCTTGGGCGTACATCCAAGCGTAACCAAGTATTTCAGGAAAACTAAGAATTACCAGTTAAAATACTAACATTCGTCATTTATTCGCAAGGTAGTCCGCTTTATTATTGCGTGTTGCTTATTCATAAACTTGGTGAATTTTTATCGATCACAAGTGTTGATTCTTTAGAGGCTGGTAACGATTTTCAACCGAGAAGAATATCATAATAGCGACACTACTTAACTTTGCACCTACTGCTGTTTCAACTTAGGTACTATGTTCTTACGAAAAGGAATTATTGCAGCCACCGGATTATTTTTGTGTCTGTTTCTGGTAGTACACCTATCAGCCAATTGTATCTTGCTACTACCGGAAGATATTGCGCGTAGTGCATATAATGCCTACTCAACTACCCTTCGGGAGAGTCCGCTAATCAAGATTGTCGCTTACGCTTTGTATGCGTCTATCATTTTACATGTGGTGTATGCAGTAATTGTCACTGTTAAAAACCGGCAGGCCAAGCCAGATAAGTACGCAGTAAATCATAGTCAGGAAAATAGTACGTGGACATCCCAGAATATGGGGCTTATTGGTATTTTTATTCTGCTGTTTATCGTTATTCATCTGGCGAACTTCTGGGCACGAATCAAGCTGGGCCTGGGAGAAAGCGTGGGTACTGATGTTGACGGTAACGTAGATGTGTACGAAGTGACCTACAGCCTATTTCAAAATATTTATTACGTGCTGTTTTACACTGTATTGATGGTTCCATTGGGGTTACATCTGCATCACGGACTGAAAAGTGCTTTCAAGACACTCGGTTTCTACCACCGTAAGGGATTGCGGGTGCTGAGTAAGGTTTCGTTAGTCTACGCGGCGATCATATCCATTGGGTTTGGGGTCATTCCGTTAATCGTATACTTCAAATAAACAGCTATGACGAGGTTGAATGCAAAAGTTCCGGAAGGAAGATTAGAAGACAAGTGGCGCAACTACCAAGCAAAGAGTAGTCTGATTAATCCAGCCAACAAAAAGAAGCTGAAGATTATTGTGGTGGGTTCAGGGTTAGCGGGAGCGGGAGCAGCCGCTACTCTGGCGGAGCTGGGCTACGAGATACAATGTTTCTGCTACCAGGATTCCGCTCGTCGGGCGCATTCGGTGGCCGCGCAGGGGGGAGTCAATGCGGCTAAAAACTATCAGCACGACGGCGACAGTGTATGGCGTATGTTTTACGATACGCTCAAAGGGGGAGATTTCCGATCGCGGGAAGCAAACGTTTATCGGCTAGCGGAACTATCGGCTCCATTAATCGACCATTTTACTCAGCAGGGAGTGCCCTTCGCCCGGGAATACGGTGGGGTGCTGGTGAACCGAAGCTTCGGGGGCGTTCAGGTACAGCGAACGTTCTACGCCCGCGGACAAACCGGGCAGCAACTGCTGCTGGCAGCCTACGCTCAGCTGTATAAAATGATTCGGGCCAAAAAAGTTGAAATGCTCACCCGCCACGAGATGCTTGACTTGGTAGTGATCAACGGCCAAGCCAAAGGCATTATCGCGCGTGATTTGACTAGTGGCGAGCTTAAGCGATTTGCTGCTGATGCAGTAGTGTTAGCCACGGGTGGATACTCCCGGGTATTTCGGCTATCTACGTTGGCCATTGGCTGCAACGGAAGTGCCATCTGGAAAGCTCATAAGCAAGGAGCCTACTTCGCATCTCCCAGCTTTACGCAAATTCATCCTACGGCTTTGCCTCAGTCCAGTGAAGCCCAATCAAAACTCACCCTCATGTCGGAATCGCTGCGGAACGATGGTCGTATTTGGGTGCCTCAGAACAAAGAAGACACCCGGAAAGCGAACGATATTCCGGAAGAAGAGCGGGATTACTATCTGGAACGTCGTTACCCTAGCTTTGGCAATCTGGCTCCCCGAGATATTGCTTCTCGAGCTGCTAAGGAGCGCATTGACGCGGGGCACGGTGTGGGGAGGCTGAAAAATGCAGTATACTTGGACTTCAAACACGCCATTCGGCAGTTTGGTCTAGATACAATTCGGGATCGCTACGGTAATTTGTTTACGATGTATAAAAAGATTACCGGGATTGATGCGTACCAAGAACCTATGCAAATATCTCCAGCAGCGCACTTTTCTATGGGTGGCTTGTGGGTAGACTACGAACTGATGACTACCATTCCGGGATTGTACGCTATTGGCGAATGCAACTTTTCGGATCACGGAGCGAACCGCTTGGGAGCAAACTCGCTCTTGCAGGCCAGCGTAGATGGCTACTTCATTCTGCCCAACACCATTAATAATTATTTAGCCGGAGCACTGAAGGAAGAGCAGGAAACAACCGAGCACCCGGAGTTTGCCCGAGTAGAACAAGAAGTGCAGGAAAATATTGATCGCCTATTGGCAGTGAACGGTACTAAAACCGTTGATCACTTTCATCGGGAGTTGGGAAAGATTATGTGGCAGGAGTGTGCGATGAGCCGTAACGAGGCAGGGTTACAGTGCGCTATTGAGCAAATTACGCAGATCCGCACTAATTTCTGGAGCGATGTAAAAGTTACCGGACACGACAAGGAGATGAATACCGAACTAGAGAAAGCCCTACGGTTAGCTGATTTTATTGAACTAGGACTACTCATGTGTACCGATGCGTTGAATCGGGAAGAGTCCTGCGGGGCCCACTTTCGGGAAGAGTTTCAAACCCCGGACGGCGAGGCTATTCGCGTTGACGATGTGTACTCCTACGTTTCGGCCTGGGAATACGGGGCTGAAAACTTTAAGCATCATGAGGAAGCGTTAAAATTTGAATTTATTGAACCTACGGTACGAAGCTATAAATAGACGATTATGACAGTTACATTCCGAATATGGCGGCAAGAGGGAACCAACGATCCGGGGAAATTGACCGACTACGAAGTGGAGGGGCTTACCGACGATATGTCGTTTTTAGAGGCGCTCGATCATCTAAACGAAACGCTAGTGATCAAAAATGAAAAAGTGATTGCCTACGAGTACGATTGCCGGGAGGGTATCTGCGGTCAGTGTGGAGTATTCA
This region of Tunicatimonas pelagia genomic DNA includes:
- a CDS encoding succinate dehydrogenase cytochrome b subunit produces the protein MFLRKGIIAATGLFLCLFLVVHLSANCILLLPEDIARSAYNAYSTTLRESPLIKIVAYALYASIILHVVYAVIVTVKNRQAKPDKYAVNHSQENSTWTSQNMGLIGIFILLFIVIHLANFWARIKLGLGESVGTDVDGNVDVYEVTYSLFQNIYYVLFYTVLMVPLGLHLHHGLKSAFKTLGFYHRKGLRVLSKVSLVYAAIISIGFGVIPLIVYFK
- a CDS encoding fumarate reductase/succinate dehydrogenase flavoprotein subunit, translating into MTRLNAKVPEGRLEDKWRNYQAKSSLINPANKKKLKIIVVGSGLAGAGAAATLAELGYEIQCFCYQDSARRAHSVAAQGGVNAAKNYQHDGDSVWRMFYDTLKGGDFRSREANVYRLAELSAPLIDHFTQQGVPFAREYGGVLVNRSFGGVQVQRTFYARGQTGQQLLLAAYAQLYKMIRAKKVEMLTRHEMLDLVVINGQAKGIIARDLTSGELKRFAADAVVLATGGYSRVFRLSTLAIGCNGSAIWKAHKQGAYFASPSFTQIHPTALPQSSEAQSKLTLMSESLRNDGRIWVPQNKEDTRKANDIPEEERDYYLERRYPSFGNLAPRDIASRAAKERIDAGHGVGRLKNAVYLDFKHAIRQFGLDTIRDRYGNLFTMYKKITGIDAYQEPMQISPAAHFSMGGLWVDYELMTTIPGLYAIGECNFSDHGANRLGANSLLQASVDGYFILPNTINNYLAGALKEEQETTEHPEFARVEQEVQENIDRLLAVNGTKTVDHFHRELGKIMWQECAMSRNEAGLQCAIEQITQIRTNFWSDVKVTGHDKEMNTELEKALRLADFIELGLLMCTDALNREESCGAHFREEFQTPDGEAIRVDDVYSYVSAWEYGAENFKHHEEALKFEFIEPTVRSYK